One Rosa chinensis cultivar Old Blush chromosome 5, RchiOBHm-V2, whole genome shotgun sequence genomic region harbors:
- the LOC112203681 gene encoding probable mannitol dehydrogenase, with product MVMSHEQEHPKKAFGWAARDSSGVLSPFRFSRRETGEKDVTFKVLYCGICHSDLHNVKNEHGSSTYPLVPGHEIVGEVTEIGSNVQKFKVGDKVGVGCLVGACQSCDSCTDHLENYCPKKIFTYGGAKYYDGSTTYGGYSDIMVADEHFIVRIPDNLPLDSAAPLLCAGITTYSP from the exons atggtgatGTCTCACGAGCAAGAACACCCCAAAAAGGCATTTGGATGGGCTGCAAGAGATTCATCTGGTGTTCTCTCTCCCTTCCGTTTCTCCAGAAG GGAAACCGGAGAGAAAGATGTGACGTTCAAAGTGTTGTACTGTGGGATTTGCCATTCGGACCTTCACAATGTCAAGAATGAACACGGCTCCTCTACCTATCCTCTGGTTCCCGG GCATGAGATTGTTGGTGAAGTAACTGAAATAGGGAGCAATGTACAAAAATTCaaagttggagacaaagtcGGTGTTGGATGCTTAGTGGGAGCTTGCCAATCTTGTGATAGTTGTACCGACCACCTTGAGAACTACTGCCCCAAAAAAATATTCACGTACGGTGGTGCCAAGTACTACGACGGAAGCACCACTTATGGCGGTTACTCTGACATTATGGTGGCCGATGAACACTTCATAGTCCGCATCCCAGACAACCTACCGCTTGATAGTGCTGCTCCACTCTTATGTGCCGGGATTACAACCTACAGCCCCTAG
- the LOC112165596 gene encoding heat shock 70 kDa protein 16, whose amino-acid sequence MSVVGIDIGNENCVIAVVKQRGIDVLLNEESKRETPAVVCFGEKQRFLGSAASASAMMHPKSTVSQVKRLIGRRFREPDVQKDLQMLPFQTSEGPDGGILIHLSYLGGMHTFTPVQITAMLFAHLREIIEKNLEMPVSDCVISIPSYFTDLQRRAYLDAAIVAGLKPLRLMHDCTATALSYGIYKTDFPSSGPTYVAFVDIGHCDTQVSVASFESGHMTMRSHTFDRSLGGRDFDEVLFSHFAAQFKEQYRIDVYSNVKACVRLRAACEKLKKVLSANAEAPLNIECLMDEKDVKGFIKREEFEMLASSLLERIRVPCSKALADAGLTADMIHSVELVGSGSRIPAIARALVSLFKVEPRRTLNASECVARGCALQCAMLSPVFRVREYEVQDAIPFTIGFCSDEGPIGTGSDGVLFPKGQPIPSAKVLTLQRSSLFHLEALYADPSELPAGASPKISCFTIGPFQGFHSDKTRVKVKIQLDLHGIVSVVSARMVEEHGDDSKMDPMDTDCVTASVSSEAAEDRFQESMQSKSSHATGDGRHNKATSRLDIPISENIYGGMTKAELSEAQGKELQLAQQDRAMEQTKDKKNALESYVYEMRNKLFNTYRSFASDQEREGISRSLQQTEDWLYDDGDDETENAYTSKLEDLKKLVDPIESRYKDEEARAQATRDLLKCIGDYRMAADSLSPMDKESIVTECFKVEQWLREKNQQQNSMPKNMDPILWSSDIKSRTEELNSKFKHIFRSRASHRDDHKGSNQHDTSRHK is encoded by the exons ATGAGTGTGGTGGGGATTGATATCGGAAATGAGAACTGTGTGATTGCGGTGGTGAAGCAGCGGGGGATTGATGTTTTGTTGAATGAGGAATCGAAACGTGAAACCCCGGCTGTGGTTTGTTTCGGCGAGAAGCAAAGGTTTCTCGGGTCTGCTGCTTCTGCCTCTGCAATGATGCACCCAAAATCGACGGTTTCGCAGGTAAAGAGGCTTATTGGTAGGAGATTTAGGGAGCCTGATGTTCAAAAGGACCTTCAAATGTTGCCTTTTCAAACTTCTGAAGGCCCAGACGGTGGCATTTTGATACATTTGAGTTACTTGGGTGGAATGCATACATTTACACCGGTTCAAATTACAGCGATGCTTTTTGCACATTTGAGAGAGATTATAGAGAAGAATCTGGAAATGCCTGTTTCAGATTGTGTGATCAGTATTCCATCGTACTTTACAGACTTGCAGAGACGCGCATATTTGGATGCTGCGATAGTTGCTGGGTTGAAGCCTCTGAGATTGATGCATGACTGTACCGCAACTGCTCTCAGTTATGGGATTTACAAAACAGATTTCCCCAGTTCTGGTCCAACTTACGTGGCTTTTGTTGACATTGGCCATTGTGATACCCAGGTCTCTGTTGCATCTTTTGAGTCTGGGCATATGACGATGCGATCTCACACTTTTGATAGAAGCTTGGGAGGGAGAGACTTTGATGAGGTCTTGTTTAGTCATTTTGCTGCACAGTTCAAGGAGCAGTATAGAATTGATGTGTACTCTAATGTCAAGGCATGTGTCAGGCTAAGGGCAGCATGTGAGAAGCTGAAAAAGGTTTTGAGTGCAAATGCGGAGGCACCTCTTAATATTGAGTGTTTGATGGATGAGAAAGATGTTAAGGGTTTCATTAAAAGGGAAGAATTTGAAATGCTGGCTTCAAGTTTGTTGGAGAGGATTCGTGTTCCTTGTAGTAAAGCTTTAGCTGATGCAGGTTTAACCGCCGACATGATTCATTCTGTAGAGCTTGTTGGGTCAGGGTCTAGGATCCCAGCTATTGCTAGAGCATTAGTTTCTCTATTCAAGGTAGAACCACGTCGGACACTGAATGCTAGTGAATGTGTAGCACGTGGATGTGCTCTTCAATGTGCAATGCTAAGTCCTGTTTTCCGAGTCAGAGAATATGAG GTTCAAGATGCTATTCCTTTCACTATAGGATTCTGTTCAGATGAAGGTCCAATTGGCACTGGCTCAGATGGCGTCTTGTTTCCAAAAGGCCAACCCATCCCAAGTGCTAAAGTATTAACACTTCAACGAAGCAGTTTATTCCATTTGGAAGCATTGTATGCTGATCCCAGTGAACTGCCTGCTGGCGCATCTCCAAAAATTAGTTGTTTTACG ATTGGTCCTTTCCAAGGCTTCCATAGTGACAAGACAAGGGTTAAAGTTAAAATTCAATTAGACCTCCATGGTATTGTCTCTGTTGTATCAGCTAGG ATGGTGGAAGAACATGGAGACGATTCAAAAATGGACCCGATGGACACTGATTGTGTAACTGCTTCTGTTTCATCTGAGGCAGCTGAAGACAGGTTTCAAGAGAGTATGCAGTCCAAATCTTCACATGCTACT GGTGATGGTAGACACAATAAAGCCACTAGCAGGCTAGATATACCCATTAGTGAAAATATATACGGTGGAATGACCAAGGCTGAACTTTCAGAAGCTCAAGGAAAAGAACTTCAGTTAGCTCAACAGGACAGAGCTATGGAACAAACCAAAGACAAAAAGAATGCGTTGGAATCTTATGTCTATGAGATGCGGAATAAG CTCTTCAACACATATCGAAGCTTCGCAAGTGACCAAGAGAGGGAGGGCATCTCCAGGAGCCTACAGCAGACAGAGGACTGGCTTTATGATGATGGAGatgatgaaactgaaaatgCCTATACTTCAAAGCTGGAagatcttaagaag CTGGTAGATCCAATTGAAAGCCGATATAAAGATGAAGAAGCAAGAGCACAGGCTACTAGAGATCTATTAAAGTGCATTGGTGATTATCGCATGGCTGCGGATTCACTTTCACCCATGGATAAAGAATCG attGTTACCGAGTGCTTTAAGGTGGAGCAGTGGCTTAGAGAGAAAAACCAACAGCAAAACTCCATGCCAAAGAACATGGACCCAATATTATGGTCGAGTGATATTAAGAGCCGGACTGAGGAGTTGAACTC GAAATTCAAACACATATTTAGATCCAGGGCTTCTCATCGAGATGACCACAAGGGTTCAAACCAGCATGATACTTCTAGACACAAATGA
- the LOC112166355 gene encoding probable mannitol dehydrogenase: MHVGVVGLGGLGHVAVKFAKAMGVKVTVISTSPKKEEEAIKHLGADSFLVSRDQHRMQAAIGTMDGIIDTVSAQHPLLPLIGLLKSHGKLVMVGVPEKPLELPVFPLLTGRKMVAGSLIGGMKETQDMIDFAAKHNITADIEVIPIDYLNNAMERLAKADVRYRFVIDIGNTLKASP; the protein is encoded by the exons ATGCATGTGGGTGTGGTTGGCCTAGGCGGCTTAGGCCACGTCGCGGTGAAGTTTGCTAAGGCTATGGGGGTGAAGGTTACAGTGATCAGTACTTCCCCTAAGAAAGAGGAGGAAGCTATTAAACACCTTGGAGCTGACTCGTTTTTGGTTAGTCGTGACCAACATCGAATGCAG GCTGCCATTGGTACCATGGATGGGATCATTGACACGGTTTCTGCACAACATCCTCTCTTGCCTTTGATTGGTTTGTTGAAGTCTCATGGAAAGCTTGTTATGGTTGGTGTACCAGAAAAGCCTCTTGAGCTTCCGGTTTTTCCTTTACTCACGG GAAGGAAGATGGTAGCTGGTAGCCTCATTGGAGGTATGAAGGAGACACAAGATATGATCGATTTTGCAGCCAAGCACAACATAACAGCAGACATCGAGGTTATCCCAATTGACTACTTAAACAATGCCATGGAGCGCCTTGCCAAAGCAGACGTCAGATACCGTTTTGTCATTGACATTGGAAACACACTGAAGGCTAGCCCTTAA